One segment of Theobroma cacao cultivar B97-61/B2 chromosome 9, Criollo_cocoa_genome_V2, whole genome shotgun sequence DNA contains the following:
- the LOC18588305 gene encoding transcription factor TT2, whose amino-acid sequence MGRNPCCSKEGLNRGAWTAHEDKILTQYIKAHGEGSWRNLPKRAGLKRCGKSCRLRWLNYLRPDIKRGNISADEEELIIRLHKLLGNRWSLIAGRLPGRTDNEIKNYWNTNLGKKVQHHQNPSAAPGHNKSNGRVTRKREAQLATAAGTPSSHVVRTRAIRCSKVFINPHQKIEPFDRNREAKPSIDGECRPMTQTSAPSPIKALSENEDQNVHNKPFDFMVDFNMGEFCLSELLNSDFSDLVGLNYSNDSSNAISPSSDQPLIFSEEILQDWTSSHHAQQNVASNPHSLASFLDYGEEWLAE is encoded by the exons ATGGGGAGGAACCCTTGCTGTTCGAAGGAGGGCCTGAACAGAGGAGCTTGGACTGCCCATGAAGACAAAATCCTCACCCAGTACATTAAAGCACATGGTGAAGGCAGCTGGAGAAATCTCCCCAAAAGAGCAG GTTTAAAGAGATGTGGGAAAAGTTGTAGGCTTCGCTGGTTGAACTATCTGAGACCAGATATCAAAAGAGGTAACATATCAGCAGACGAGGAAGAGCTTATCATCAGACTTCATAAGCTCTTGGGAAACAg ATGGTCTTTGATAGCTGGGAGGCTTCCAGGGCGAACAgacaatgaaataaaaaattactggAACACTAACTTAGGGAAAAAGGTACAACATCACCAAAACCCATCAGCAGCTCCAGGACACAACAAATCTAATGGAAGAGTTACGAGGAAAAGAGAGGCCCAGCTGGCCACCGCCGCTGGCACTCCCTCATCACATGTTGTCCGAACAAGGGCAATCAGGTGCTCCAAAGTTTTCATAAACCCTCATCAAAAGATTGAACCTTTTGACAGGAACAGAGAGGCCAAGCCTTCAATAGATGGGGAGTGTCGACCAATGACTCAAACATCGGCACCTTCACCAATTAAGGCCTTGTCTGAAAATGAAGATCAGAATGTTCATAATAAACCCTTCGATTTCATGGTTGACTTCAACATGGGAGAGTTTTGTCTATCAGAACTTCTCAATTCTGATTTTTCTGATCTAGTGGGCCTTAATTATAGCAATGATAGTAGCAATGCTATATCGCCTTCATCCGACCAGCCTCTCATTTTCTCTGAGGAAATACTACAAGACTGGACCTCCAGCCACCACGCTCAACAAAATGTGGCTTCAAATCCCCATTCTTTGGCTTCATTTCTTGACTACGGAGAGGAATGGCTCGCAGAATAA
- the LOC18588303 gene encoding uncharacterized protein LOC18588303, which yields MEQKDNKTNAPRKMRFAPKAPPRQAPKLEVKTEVVEDTDAVQARDLLQRLNQTSAKTKPKVEKKVASSQVAFGHGGASASMKLFGVSKGASRTSRETLNGVVHTPGLREEKEYREPWDYYSYYPVTLPMRRPYSGNPEFLDEEEFASENITFDENLVEPAVELGLMDENLEPSMFFLQLPPTLPMIKQSGTTAGLEVDSSSKPAARVGSVKKTCGLEELPAGLMGKMLVHKSGAVKLKLGDTLYDVTPGLNCVFAQDVVAVNTAEKQCCVVGELDKRAVLTPDVDSVLNSMADL from the exons ATGGAACAAAAAGACAACAAAACCAACGCCCCCAGGAAG ATGAGATTTGCACCTAAAGCCCCACCTCGCCAAGCACCAAAGCTCGAGGTTAAAAC GGAAGTGGTTGAGGACACTGATGCTGTTCAGGCGAGGGATTTGCTGCAGCGTTTAAAT CAAACATCGGCAAAGACAAAGCCTAAAGTTGAAAAGAAAG TTGCTTCTTCACAGGTTGCATTCGGTCATGGAGGAGCATCAGCttcaatgaaattatttggtgTTTCCAAAGGTGCAAGTCGTACTAGCAGAGAAACTCTCAATG GTGTTGTCCACACTCCAGGCTTGAGAGAGGAGAAAGAATACAGAGAACCATGG GATTATTATAGTTATTATCCTGTAACCCTTCCTATGAGGAGACCATATTCAGGAAATCCAG AGTTTCTTGATGAGGAGGAGTTTGCTTCAGAGAATATaacttttgatgaaaatttagtGGAGCCAGCAGTGGAGCTTGGTCTAATG GACGAGAATTTGGAGCCAAGTATGTTCTTTCTTCAGTTACCACCAACTCTACCTATGATAAAGCAATCAGGAACAACAGCTGGGCTTGAGGTCGATAGCAGCTCAAAGCCAGCTGCACGTGTAGGTTCAGTAAAGAAGACATGTGGCTTAGAAGAGTTACCTGCAGGTCTCATGGGTAAAATGCTAGTGCATAAAAGTGGAGCTGTCAAGTTGAAGTTAGGGGATACCCTTTATGAT GTTACTCCAGGTTTGAATTGCGTATTTGCCCAGGATGTTGTAGCTGTTAATACTGCAGAAAAGCAGTGTTGTGTTGTTGGGGAGCTTGATAAGCGTGCTGTTTTAACCCCAGATGTTGATTCTGTTCTGAATAGTATGGCTGATCTTTGA
- the LOC18588302 gene encoding mediator of RNA polymerase II transcription subunit 20a, whose protein sequence is MPLKWVLNWQPNAGSTVNSQILNEVSQCVESINGVKEGRWKATLTFYKPMLRDQALAADFPRDFLGISLPEQPNKYYFILRGHKIVLEADSSIQLIMEKLQSYKSRVALNFEGFQYQLGDFQLRVGKVVPTHSENLRGIVMEVEYLPISSLEKSRQIMDEFVDIWQDTVSKRSLPGHFLHIEPNFSDYGLADHYTSQHTAVQYAHVMAQLIASVQAGQAARN, encoded by the exons ATGCCTCTTAAATG GGTTCTCAATTGGCAGCCCAATGCAGGATCCACGGTGAACAGCCAAATCCTAAACGAAGTTTCACAATGCGTCGAGAGCATCAACGGCGTCAAAGAAGGGCGCTGGAAAGCTACTCTCACTTTCTACAAACCGATGTTACGAG ATCAAGCGTTAGCCGCCGACTTCCCGCGTGATTTCCTTGGGATTTCACTTCCAGAGCAACCCAACAAGTATTATTTCATACTTCGAGGTCATAAGATTGTTCTGGAAGCGGATTCTTCTATTCAGTTGATAATGGAGAAATTGCAGTCCTATAAATCCAGGGTCGCCCTTAATTTCGAG GGTTTTCAGTACCAACTCGGAGACTTTCAATTGAGAGTAGGGAAAGTTGTACCTACTCATTCTGAAAATTTGAGAGGAATAGTTATGGAG GTGGAGTATCTTCCGATTTCTTCACTAGAGAAATCCAGACAAATCATGGATGAGTTTGTTGATATTTGGCAAGATACTGTATCTAAACGATCATTGCCCGGCCATTTTTTGCATATAGAACCAAACTTCTCAGATTATGGCCTTGCAGACCACTATACTTCACAACACACAGCTGTTCAGTACGCTCATGTCATGGCTCAACTTATTGCATCAGTGCAAGCAGGACAAGCTGCAAGAaattag
- the LOC18588304 gene encoding cytochrome P450 72A15 produces MDCFVLVTSSLVSLLLLYGVARLSYSIWLKPKWQERLLKHQGIGGRPYTLLVGDMKEFVKQITEAWSKPIDLTHQIVPRVDPFTLDNVQQYGKISFCWAGTRPRVIIKDPELVKEVLANKQGHFQKPPLSPLILILSRGLTTLEGEQWSKRRRMINPVFHLEKLKGMIPVFAVSCGQMIEQWKKMTSLQSSCEIDVWPELQKLTADAISRTAFGSSYEEGKKIFELQKELITLTLEAMQSLYIPGFRFIPTRKNQRRKKLDKDITSILRNVIRRKEHGMRTGQARSDDLLGMLLQHNNQYALLENASGAGGMAIEDIVEECKQFYLAGQETTASWLTWAITVLALHPEWQETAREEVLKVCGKELDYEAISHLKIVTMILYEVLRLYPPVIALYQHTNKDTKIKEISLPAGVDITLPILLLNHDPELWGDDAQEFKPERFSEGVSKASKDQLAFFPFGWGPRTCIGQNFAMLEAKVALVMILQHFSFKLSPSYSHAPYTVMTLQPQHGAHIILHQI; encoded by the exons ATGGATTGTTTTGTTTTAGTAACCTCTTCATTGGTCTCTCTCCTCCTCCTCTATGGGGTTGCAAGACTTTCCTACTCCATTTGGTTGAAACCCAAATGGCAGGAAAGGCTATTAAAGCACCAGGGAATCGGAGGCAGACCTTACACCTTGCTGGTTGGGGACATGAAAGAGTTTGTGAAGCAGATAACTGAAGCATGGTCCAAGCCCATTGATTTAACCCACCAGATTGTTCCACGTGTCGACCCCTTCACCCTTGATAATGTGCAGCAATATG GAAAGATATCATTCTGTTGGGCGGGAACAAGGCCAAGGGTCATCATAAAGGATCCAGAACTGGTAAAGGAGGTGCTGGCCAACAAGCAAGGTCACTTCCAAAAGCCACCACTAAGTCCTCTTATTCTCATTCTCTCAAGAGGACTCACAACTCTTGAGGGCGAGCAGTGGTccaaaagaagaaggatgatAAACCCTGTCTTTCACCTAGAGAAACTGAAG GGGATGATACCGGTGTTCGCAGTCAGTTGTGGACAGATGATAGAGCAGTGGAAGAAAATGACTAGTTTGCAATCAAGTTGTGAGATTGATGTCTGGCCTGAACTTCAAAAGCTTACTGCTGATGCTATTTCCCGAACAGCATTTGGAAGCAGCTATgaagaagggaagaagatCTTTGAACTTCAAAAAGAGCTAATAACGTTGACTCTTGAAGCAATGCAGTCATTATACATTCCAGGTTTCAG ATTCATTCCTACAAGAAAGAATCAGAGGAGAAAGAAATTGGACAAAGACATCACATCGATTCTAAGAAATGTAATCCGAAGGAAAGAGCATGGAATGAGAACGGGACAAGCAAGGTCTGATGACTTGCTAGGCATGCTCTTGCAACATAATAACCAATATGCTCTACTAGAAAATGCAAGTGGCGCAGGAGGGATGGCAATTGAAGACATAGTAGAGGAATGCAAACAGTTCTACCTTGCTGGCCAAGAAACGACTGCAAGCTGGCTAACATGGGCAATAACTGTCTTAGCTTTGCATCCAGAGTGGCAAGAAACGGCAAGGGAGGAAGTTCTAAAAGTTTGCGGGAAGGAGCTTGATTATGAAGCTATAAGTCACCTTAAGATT GTAACAATGATTCTCTATGAGGTCCTGAGGTTATATCCGCCTGTCATAGCTCTATACCAACATACTAACAAAGACACCAAGATTAAAGAAATCTCTCTTCCAGCTGGAGTTGATATAACGCTGCCCATACTGCTCCTTAATCATGATCCTGAACTATGGGGCGATGATGCCCAAGAATTCAAACCAGAGAGATTTTCTGAAGGAGTTTCGAAGGCATCCAAAGATCAACTGGCATTCTTCCCGTTTGGCTGGGGCCCAAGGACCTGCATTGGCCAAAATTTTGCCATGCTAGAAGCTAAGGTGGCTTTGGTTATGATTCTACAGCATTTCTCATTCAAGCTCTCACCCTCCTACTCTCATGCCCCCTACACTGTTATGACCCTTCAACCACAGCATGGAGCACATATAATCTTACACCAAATCTAG